The Acidobacteriota bacterium genome window below encodes:
- a CDS encoding GAF domain-containing protein yields the protein MPTPVNLRPLSEPSRLTDVELATQYFSVSLGALVPIGQVLARCVEGLRRAYQVSCCRLLIWEDEGQSARVAAEAIDEQAKQSFAAQPTAELPVLAQLGNVFETRRFPLLREFRNRFHPIWHPGLTESDVSPSRYELPWGKLGDQQSLIVFPLQTADRLLGLVTLETMSLRTWSLAEVRFLQVATNHLVSSIEAAQNFAELETDVHRLNVINEISRSLNASFSIDEIFRLLVNLTRTLVDFDLASLLLADERSGQLKLHSQALHEHSWFTFGQWLSAGFALCGRALAKRQPLVIPNFQTEAFFPVRTDWIERGFASCTIIPLLARGKSLGVLMFLSQKPDVFGGREVDILRQVGDQVAAGIQRVQTFDESEKRSHAAKQVARREELINRIGMAIGSQLHPDMVLQHAVDALGTSLDADCCYIAQCLATDMETFARYEFRARTWKSVVEIPIPVLDNPTLQRVLSSGKPIVMDDECTYLKAEASLPLAPPMSAFLKRLGVKLALYSAIYVGEKAVGFLGLHQYEQPRGWSEDDISLVRAVTRQLAVALGNAQLFTESERNRRELSNLFEMSRVLSSYTDLRELFELVTQRVAVSLGAEMCVLALLNKRTGYLSAQSPGYNVPAELLPRLRFMYQACDLEHRHSSGDSPIVSLVDVLREDECEALTSGLPHPDMPYFSNQAQQDSRLPVTFLKQWKIRNLMLCPLRMKGEVIGYIYLANGPAGFTTEDLQLLEIFAGQAAEAIVNAQLFEHVQAQAQREATLNRILTGLRESLDPDSIMENVVQQLGKTLEVDRCTISLFTAREKFWPGIQHEYCAPGISSIKNNAILNQTRIKVVGSFRAPLIINDFNAHSLDRLVTDHWHLLHHAGIRSLVMIPIFQAQELIGSIGLHHCQESHTWQQSEIDLARTVAAQLNVAIQNARLFRRVVASQQQWQASFNAMTDGVALLDADGRVVQANLSLARLCSLDVPEAMVGQSAWNLIVPKDGFQDDHPISEVLQTKVSVQTEFVDLAGHVIRETIDPIQDENDQLMGMVMVVSDVTHERQAEQEIRQRNRELSALNAIAEEITKSLEIDQILSSAFGKATAAVHAGAGLVVLVDETHPRRARLGKKSDLATPLLRLVSYQGEHSDAVLTIFKRARRDRTLVNTILTTPYPLIFETLPEKFAKFAQSFREIIDQLEVESLIVIALQSKDRVLGVMVFGFRRGQMVAPSEVQLLNAIGRQVGVAVENAQLISSLQDALKDIREASRLKDEFLATLSHELRTPLTSVTGWSEVLIDRVSQYDDDELQEGISTIHHNAENLKQLINDLLDLSRVENRVLKLELELTNINIAIQSAVQTVKQMAENKGVHLVMQLSDRLPKINADVNRLQQVFWNLLTNAIKFTEKSGVVCLTSQETSGGVEVSVTDNGIGIDSEFLPFVFERFRQADGSSTRRFGGLGIGLSLVKSFTEAHGGSVDVTSKGRGQGSTFFVRLPAAEIKELSLEPERRSGSYQISRITGEVKPLMPVILIIDDLEDSLRMLESTLKREGYGIATANTADAGLRMAERTPPDLILVDMEIPGMGGVEVFRRLQANLRLVQIPVVGILGMGMDSQRSQAFELGFRGIVTRPFRRRELLEIIKTIVTSG from the coding sequence ATGCCAACACCTGTCAATTTGAGACCTCTTTCTGAGCCTTCACGCTTGACCGATGTGGAACTGGCCACTCAGTACTTTTCAGTGTCGTTAGGTGCGCTGGTTCCAATTGGGCAGGTTCTGGCCCGATGTGTCGAGGGATTGAGACGGGCATACCAGGTAAGTTGTTGCCGACTCTTGATTTGGGAAGATGAAGGGCAATCCGCCAGAGTTGCGGCGGAGGCAATTGACGAACAGGCAAAACAATCATTTGCCGCCCAACCCACGGCTGAATTGCCAGTGTTGGCCCAGTTGGGAAATGTCTTTGAAACCAGGCGGTTCCCGTTGCTGCGTGAATTTCGAAACCGATTTCACCCAATCTGGCATCCGGGTCTGACGGAAAGTGATGTTTCACCTTCCAGGTACGAACTGCCCTGGGGAAAACTGGGAGACCAGCAAAGCCTGATTGTATTTCCGCTTCAGACAGCGGACCGCTTGCTTGGATTGGTAACGCTTGAGACGATGAGCCTCCGGACCTGGAGCCTGGCCGAGGTGCGATTCTTGCAGGTGGCGACCAATCATCTGGTCTCTTCGATTGAAGCCGCCCAGAACTTTGCCGAACTCGAAACCGATGTCCATCGGCTCAACGTCATCAATGAAATCAGCCGGTCACTCAACGCCAGCTTTAGTATTGATGAAATCTTTCGATTACTCGTTAACCTCACCCGAACCCTGGTGGATTTTGATCTGGCCAGCCTGTTGCTGGCCGATGAACGGTCGGGTCAATTAAAGCTACATTCCCAGGCGCTGCACGAACATAGCTGGTTTACCTTTGGGCAGTGGCTGTCGGCTGGGTTCGCCCTGTGTGGCCGGGCACTGGCCAAGCGGCAACCGCTGGTGATTCCAAATTTTCAAACTGAGGCATTTTTTCCAGTCCGGACTGATTGGATTGAACGCGGGTTTGCTTCGTGCACGATCATTCCGCTGCTGGCCCGAGGAAAAAGCCTGGGCGTGTTGATGTTTTTAAGCCAAAAACCAGACGTTTTTGGCGGGCGTGAAGTGGATATTTTACGCCAGGTTGGGGATCAGGTGGCGGCGGGTATCCAGCGAGTTCAGACGTTTGATGAATCGGAGAAACGGTCGCATGCCGCCAAGCAGGTGGCTCGGCGTGAGGAACTCATCAATCGGATTGGGATGGCGATTGGAAGCCAGCTTCACCCCGACATGGTGTTACAACACGCCGTGGATGCTCTGGGTACCAGTCTTGATGCTGATTGTTGTTACATTGCCCAGTGTCTGGCGACCGATATGGAAACCTTTGCCCGGTATGAATTTCGGGCCCGTACCTGGAAAAGCGTGGTTGAAATTCCAATTCCAGTGCTCGACAACCCAACCCTCCAGCGCGTGCTGTCAAGCGGCAAACCGATTGTGATGGACGACGAATGTACCTATCTCAAAGCGGAGGCCAGCTTACCGCTGGCGCCGCCGATGTCGGCTTTTTTAAAGCGGCTCGGGGTCAAGCTGGCGCTCTATAGTGCGATTTATGTTGGTGAAAAAGCCGTCGGGTTTTTAGGGTTGCATCAGTATGAACAACCCCGTGGGTGGAGCGAAGACGACATCAGTCTGGTTCGGGCCGTGACCCGCCAACTGGCCGTGGCGCTTGGGAACGCCCAGTTGTTTACCGAAAGCGAACGCAACCGGCGAGAGTTGTCGAACCTGTTTGAAATGTCGCGGGTGTTGTCGTCATACACGGATTTGCGTGAGTTATTTGAACTGGTTACCCAGCGCGTTGCCGTCAGTCTTGGGGCCGAAATGTGTGTACTGGCGTTACTCAACAAACGGACTGGTTATTTGTCGGCCCAATCCCCTGGGTACAATGTTCCGGCTGAGTTGCTGCCCCGGTTACGATTTATGTATCAGGCGTGTGACCTGGAGCATCGGCATAGTTCGGGTGATTCGCCAATTGTCAGCCTGGTTGATGTACTTCGCGAGGATGAATGTGAGGCGCTCACCTCTGGACTGCCGCACCCGGATATGCCCTATTTCAGCAACCAGGCCCAGCAGGATTCGCGGCTGCCGGTCACCTTCCTCAAGCAGTGGAAAATTCGCAACCTGATGTTGTGCCCGCTTCGGATGAAAGGGGAGGTCATTGGATACATTTATCTGGCCAACGGACCAGCAGGATTTACCACCGAAGACCTGCAACTGCTCGAAATTTTTGCCGGACAGGCCGCCGAAGCGATTGTCAATGCCCAGTTATTTGAACATGTGCAGGCTCAGGCCCAGCGGGAAGCCACGCTCAATCGCATTCTGACTGGGTTGCGCGAATCACTTGACCCTGATTCCATTATGGAAAACGTGGTTCAGCAGTTGGGCAAAACGCTGGAGGTGGATCGGTGCACCATTTCATTATTTACCGCGCGTGAGAAGTTCTGGCCCGGCATCCAGCACGAATATTGCGCCCCAGGTATTTCCTCAATCAAAAACAATGCAATTCTCAACCAGACGCGAATCAAGGTGGTTGGTTCGTTTCGGGCCCCATTGATCATCAATGATTTCAATGCGCATTCACTGGACCGGCTGGTCACTGATCACTGGCATTTGCTCCATCACGCCGGAATTCGATCACTGGTGATGATTCCAATTTTTCAAGCCCAGGAACTCATTGGATCCATTGGATTACACCATTGTCAAGAATCACACACCTGGCAGCAGAGCGAAATTGACCTGGCCCGAACGGTCGCCGCTCAGTTAAATGTGGCCATCCAGAATGCCCGCCTGTTTCGACGGGTGGTGGCAAGTCAGCAGCAATGGCAGGCATCATTTAATGCCATGACTGACGGAGTCGCGCTGCTTGATGCGGATGGACGGGTGGTTCAGGCCAATCTTTCCCTGGCGCGATTGTGCAGCCTTGACGTGCCTGAAGCCATGGTTGGCCAGAGTGCCTGGAATCTGATTGTTCCCAAAGATGGATTTCAGGACGATCATCCAATTTCTGAAGTTTTGCAGACCAAGGTAAGTGTTCAAACCGAGTTTGTTGATCTGGCCGGGCACGTTATTCGGGAAACCATTGACCCAATCCAGGACGAAAACGACCAGTTAATGGGAATGGTGATGGTGGTCAGCGATGTCACCCACGAACGACAGGCCGAGCAGGAAATCAGGCAACGCAACCGCGAACTTTCGGCCCTGAACGCCATTGCCGAGGAAATCACCAAATCACTGGAAATTGATCAAATTCTTTCGAGCGCCTTTGGAAAAGCAACGGCGGCGGTACACGCCGGTGCCGGGCTGGTGGTATTGGTGGATGAAACCCATCCACGGCGAGCCCGACTGGGCAAAAAATCTGATTTGGCGACCCCGTTGTTGCGGCTGGTCTCGTACCAGGGCGAGCACTCCGATGCGGTCTTGACGATCTTTAAACGTGCCCGGCGGGATCGAACCCTGGTCAACACCATTTTGACGACCCCGTACCCCTTGATTTTTGAAACATTACCCGAAAAATTTGCCAAATTTGCCCAATCCTTTCGTGAAATCATTGATCAGCTTGAAGTTGAATCACTGATTGTCATCGCGTTGCAATCCAAGGATCGGGTGCTGGGGGTGATGGTTTTTGGATTTCGGAGGGGACAAATGGTTGCGCCTTCCGAGGTTCAGTTGCTCAATGCCATTGGCCGACAGGTTGGGGTGGCGGTTGAAAACGCGCAGTTGATCTCCAGTTTGCAGGATGCCTTGAAGGATATTCGTGAAGCCAGTCGCCTCAAAGACGAGTTTTTGGCGACCCTGTCCCACGAGTTGCGCACGCCCTTGACGTCAGTGACGGGCTGGTCCGAGGTTTTGATAGACCGGGTGAGTCAGTACGACGATGACGAATTACAGGAAGGCATCAGCACCATCCATCACAATGCTGAGAATCTGAAACAACTCATCAATGATTTGCTGGATTTGTCACGGGTGGAAAATCGAGTGCTTAAACTTGAGTTGGAGCTGACCAATATCAATATTGCCATCCAGTCGGCGGTTCAAACCGTCAAGCAAATGGCTGAAAATAAAGGTGTTCACCTGGTAATGCAGTTGAGTGACCGGCTCCCGAAAATCAATGCTGATGTCAACCGGCTGCAACAGGTATTTTGGAATTTACTGACCAATGCCATTAAGTTTACCGAAAAAAGCGGAGTCGTATGCCTGACCTCGCAGGAAACTTCAGGTGGGGTTGAAGTCAGCGTGACTGACAACGGGATTGGGATCGATAGTGAATTTCTGCCCTTTGTGTTTGAACGGTTTCGCCAGGCCGATGGCAGTTCGACTCGACGGTTTGGCGGGCTCGGGATTGGCTTGTCGCTGGTGAAATCGTTTACCGAAGCCCACGGCGGCAGTGTGGATGTGACCAGCAAGGGACGTGGCCAGGGGAGCACCTTTTTTGTCCGGCTTCCGGCTGCGGAAATCAAAGAATTGAGCCTGGAGCCTGAGCGACGCAGTGGCTCGTACCAGATCAGCCGAATTACCGGCGAAGTGAAACCCTTGATGCCGGTCATTTTAATTATTGATGATCTGGAAGACAGCCTGCGGATGCTCGAATCAACCCTCAAACGCGAAGGATACGGCATTGCCACTGCCAACACCGCCGACGCCGGCCTCCGAATGGCCGAACGCACGCCGCCTGATTTGATCCTGGTTGATATGGAAATTCCTGGAATGGGCGGCGTTGAAGTGTTTCGGCGGCTTCAGGCCAACCTGCGGCTGGTTCAGATTCCAGTGGTTGGAATTTTAGGGATGGGGATGGATTCCCAGCGAAGCCAGGCGTTTGAACTGGGTTTCCGTGGAATCGTCACCCGGCCTTTCCGGCGGCGTGAACTCCTGGAAATCATCAAAACCATTGTGACAAGTGGGTGA
- the der gene encoding ribosome biogenesis GTPase Der: MNPLPEVPETQGTVATDPVVLPNVVIIGRPNVGKSTLFNKLTGTRAAIVGDEPGITRDRHFGTVEWQNHHFELVDTGGIVPDDEALIPVNIFRQAQIAIENTDLILWMVDARAGITPLDQEIARLLRETGKTVYVVANKAETPKVALAAQEFYQFGFHGFFPVSSEHGAGVGELLDEIVEFTSAPYEPDPKPSTEIRVAIVGRPNVGKSSLVNCLLGEERVIVSPIAGTTRDSVDSLLEHDGKTFRLIDTAGIRRKGKTTEMAEKLSVIMARKALERADIAIILIDAVEGPTALDATIAGYIQDAGTSVIIALNKWDLIEKDSTTLSLYEGQLRERLKFLDYAPVIFTSAKTGQRVPKLLDAAIHAYQARYNRISTSQLNRFFSENLDNPRATTPAKRPVKVQFITQARGCPPTFVLFTNTTNKDLHFSYERYVVNRLREAFDFFAAPIRIVHRFKPGKGK, encoded by the coding sequence ATGAACCCATTACCTGAAGTACCCGAAACGCAAGGCACCGTGGCGACAGACCCCGTCGTGCTGCCCAATGTGGTCATCATTGGCCGCCCAAATGTCGGAAAATCAACCCTGTTCAACAAACTGACCGGCACCCGGGCGGCGATTGTTGGCGATGAACCTGGAATTACCCGTGACCGTCATTTTGGGACGGTCGAATGGCAAAACCATCATTTTGAGCTGGTGGATACTGGCGGTATCGTTCCGGATGATGAAGCGTTAATCCCCGTCAATATCTTTCGTCAGGCGCAAATCGCCATTGAAAACACCGACCTGATTTTGTGGATGGTTGATGCGCGGGCCGGCATTACCCCATTGGATCAGGAAATTGCCCGGTTGCTGCGGGAAACCGGAAAGACCGTGTATGTGGTTGCCAACAAAGCCGAGACCCCAAAAGTTGCGCTGGCGGCCCAGGAATTTTATCAGTTTGGATTTCACGGGTTTTTCCCGGTCTCTTCCGAGCACGGCGCCGGAGTCGGGGAATTGTTGGATGAAATCGTCGAATTCACCAGCGCTCCCTATGAGCCCGACCCGAAACCATCCACCGAAATTCGCGTGGCGATTGTCGGTCGCCCAAATGTAGGGAAATCATCGCTGGTCAACTGTTTGCTTGGTGAAGAACGCGTCATTGTCAGCCCGATTGCTGGCACGACTCGCGATTCGGTTGACTCGCTCCTGGAACACGATGGTAAAACCTTTCGCTTGATTGACACCGCTGGGATCCGCCGCAAGGGCAAGACGACGGAAATGGCTGAAAAACTGTCAGTGATTATGGCCCGCAAAGCGCTCGAACGTGCCGATATTGCCATTATTCTGATTGATGCCGTCGAAGGCCCGACCGCCCTCGATGCCACCATTGCCGGCTATATTCAAGATGCCGGCACCTCAGTCATCATTGCGCTCAATAAATGGGACTTAATCGAGAAGGACAGCACCACGTTGTCACTCTATGAAGGCCAGCTTCGCGAGCGGTTAAAGTTTCTCGACTACGCTCCAGTCATCTTTACTTCCGCTAAAACCGGACAGCGTGTCCCCAAATTGCTGGATGCGGCCATTCATGCGTATCAGGCCCGCTATAATCGCATTAGCACCAGCCAGCTCAACCGATTCTTTTCTGAAAATCTCGATAATCCGCGCGCTACGACCCCGGCCAAACGTCCTGTGAAGGTCCAATTCATCACCCAGGCTCGCGGCTGCCCCCCCACCTTTGTTCTGTTTACCAACACCACCAACAAAGATTTGCATTTTTCCTATGAACGCTATGTCGTCAACCGGTTGCGTGAAGCGTTCGACTTTTTTGCGGCTCCCATTCGGATTGTACATCGCTTCAAACCTGGGAAAGGGAAGTGA